A window of the Candidatus Hydrogenedentota bacterium genome harbors these coding sequences:
- a CDS encoding SUMF1/EgtB/PvdO family nonheme iron enzyme, translating into MKIDSAPESGARVLVEGGYTGETPVTFTGLPPGRYNVLLQMDRYRDTEDAIRVTVGEPQAYVIEMEPLVGYLTVESRPEGAEVILNGSDRLGVTPIRRHPLGVGEHQFEVLLENYYSYKSDMLDVKADHQYGTNTTINLKPLEGRLIVTSTPTGATIWINGGKRPEVTPKDFTLPPGNYIVDVHAPGHIMTGDRVKLEPNQEVRVSLTMKPGNVPPGMVLVPGGPFIRGAANRAPDEAPLDTIDVPAFYIDKYEVTNAEFRDVFPLHEFPEGLENYPVTGVSWNMAVDFAKAVGKRLPTELEWEKAARGPDGLEFPWGNEFDPTLCNMIGTGLNAPAERGRFIEGMSPYGVVDMAGNVYEWTQDWYQAYPGNRFVTKDYGQIFRVLRGGSFRSERFDVRTAKRHFDRVSATREDYGFRCAISAPESSAR; encoded by the coding sequence GTGAAGATTGACAGCGCCCCGGAGTCGGGGGCGCGGGTGCTGGTGGAGGGCGGCTACACGGGAGAGACGCCGGTGACGTTCACGGGCCTGCCGCCCGGCCGCTACAATGTCCTGCTGCAAATGGATCGGTACCGGGACACGGAGGACGCGATCCGGGTGACGGTGGGCGAGCCGCAGGCGTATGTTATCGAGATGGAGCCCCTGGTGGGGTATCTGACGGTGGAGTCGAGGCCCGAAGGGGCGGAGGTGATCCTCAACGGAAGCGATCGCCTCGGCGTGACGCCGATCCGGCGTCACCCGCTGGGAGTGGGAGAGCACCAGTTCGAGGTGCTGCTGGAGAATTACTACTCGTATAAATCGGACATGCTGGACGTCAAGGCGGACCACCAGTACGGGACGAATACGACGATAAATTTGAAGCCCCTTGAGGGGCGCCTGATCGTGACGTCCACCCCGACGGGCGCGACGATATGGATCAACGGCGGCAAGCGGCCCGAGGTAACGCCGAAGGATTTCACGCTGCCCCCGGGGAACTATATTGTCGATGTTCACGCCCCGGGCCATATTATGACGGGTGATCGGGTCAAGTTGGAGCCGAACCAGGAGGTTCGGGTTTCGCTGACCATGAAGCCTGGGAATGTCCCGCCGGGGATGGTGCTGGTGCCGGGCGGCCCCTTCATTCGCGGGGCGGCGAACCGGGCCCCCGACGAGGCCCCGCTGGACACCATTGACGTGCCCGCATTTTACATTGACAAATACGAGGTAACTAACGCAGAATTCAGGGATGTATTTCCGCTGCATGAATTTCCGGAGGGGTTGGAGAACTATCCCGTGACCGGTGTGTCGTGGAATATGGCCGTCGATTTCGCCAAGGCGGTCGGCAAGCGCCTGCCGACGGAGTTGGAGTGGGAGAAGGCGGCGCGCGGGCCGGACGGACTCGAGTTCCCGTGGGGTAACGAGTTCGACCCGACCCTCTGCAACATGATTGGCACGGGCCTGAATGCGCCCGCGGAGCGCGGTCGCTTTATCGAGGGCATGTCGCCATACGGGGTGGTGGACATGGCTGGGAACGTTTACGAGTGGACACAGGACTGGTACCAGGCCTACCCCGGGAACCGTTTTGTAACGAAGGACTACGGCCAGATTTTCCGCGTACTACGGGGCGGATCGTTCCGCTCCGAGCGCTTTGACGTGCGAACCGCGAAACGGCATTTTGACCGGGTATCGGCGACGCGCGAGGATTACGGGTTCCGTTGCGCGATTAGCGCGCCGGAATCGAGTGCGAGGTAA